In Mytilus edulis chromosome 4, xbMytEdul2.2, whole genome shotgun sequence, the following proteins share a genomic window:
- the LOC139520944 gene encoding protein DPCD-like, with product MANTWIEKLRSAQKTCLLQDGRKKVHFTFPDGGEMAEEYDVRTDELLVRKWRKKLNNSFATKQTSEQWEYEIGEQLAPRNLESAGLMESLSNPIFVRKDSSTAFIGRVRNLPFPIETYMVTVDEDKKNIVIRTTNKKYYKKFDIPDMLRAQIPLDQNSISVAHANNTLIVSYKKPKAIIDMEKQIQTEIKKMKAAKDGDVDCTPS from the exons ATGGCGAACACATGGATCGAGAAACTTCGAAGTGCACAAAAAACTTGTCTCCTACAAGATG GAAGAAAAAAGGTGCATTTTACATTTCCTGATGGTGGTGAGATGGCTGAGGAGTATGATGTCAGAACAGATGAATTATTAG TTAGAAAATGGAGAAAGAAGCTGAACAACAGTTTTGCCACTAAACAGACCTCTGAACAATGGGAGTATGAAATAGGTGAACAGTTAGCTCCAAGGAATCTAGAATCTGCTGGCCTCATGGAAAGTCTCTCTAAT CCAATATTTGTGAGAAAAGATAGTAGTACAGCATTTATAGGCAGAGTGAGAAACCTACCCTTTCCTATTGAGACTTACATGGTAACTGTTgatgaagataagaaaaatattGTGATTagaacaactaataaaaa atATTACAAAAAGTTTGACATTCCTGATATGCTGAGGGCACAGATACCTTTGGACCAGAACAGTATATCAGTAGCTCATGCAAACAATACACTAATTGTCTCA TACAAGAAACCTAAAGCCATAATTGATATGGAGAAACAAATTCAGACAGAAATTAAGAAAATGAAAGCTGCAAAAGATGGAGATGTTGATTGTACACCCAGCTGA